The Chryseobacterium sp. 52 genome includes a region encoding these proteins:
- the map gene encoding type I methionyl aminopeptidase: MSITNEHELKGMQKASEAVAYTLKEMIHYAQPGMTTKEIDEYGAKILSDFGAKSAPYLTYGFPGWTCISVDQEFCHGIPSDKRILKEGDLINIDVSAELNGYWSDNGGSFVVGKDIYQHQKLVNASKEILQKTLNSIKGGVKIADIGFLMESEAKKRGFKVIRNLAGHGIGRSLHEQPDELLNYKNRFDTRRFKKNSVVAIETFISTSSNIAVELNDGWTMAGNKGGYMAQHEHTIVVTDGKPIILTEMNEILN; encoded by the coding sequence ATGTCTATAACAAATGAACATGAATTGAAGGGAATGCAAAAAGCAAGTGAAGCCGTTGCATATACTTTAAAAGAGATGATTCATTATGCTCAGCCTGGTATGACTACTAAGGAAATTGATGAGTATGGAGCGAAGATCCTCTCCGACTTTGGTGCGAAATCCGCTCCCTATCTGACATACGGATTTCCGGGTTGGACATGCATTAGTGTAGATCAGGAGTTTTGCCACGGTATTCCTTCAGATAAAAGGATTTTGAAAGAGGGAGATTTAATTAATATTGATGTTTCAGCAGAGCTCAACGGATACTGGTCAGACAATGGAGGTTCTTTTGTGGTTGGAAAAGACATTTATCAGCATCAAAAATTAGTAAATGCTTCTAAAGAAATCTTACAAAAAACACTCAATTCAATCAAGGGAGGGGTAAAAATAGCGGATATTGGATTTCTTATGGAATCAGAAGCTAAAAAAAGAGGTTTTAAAGTGATCAGAAACCTTGCCGGACATGGTATTGGAAGAAGTCTGCATGAGCAGCCTGATGAATTGCTTAATTATAAAAACCGTTTTGATACCAGACGATTCAAAAAAAATTCTGTTGTTGCCATTGAGACTTTCATCTCAACATCCTCAAATATTGCTGTAGAGCTAAATGACGGCTGGACGATGGCAGGCAATAAAGGCGGTTATATGGCACAGCATGAACACACCATTGTGGTTACGGATGGAAAACCAATTATTTTAACAGAAATGAATGAAATTTTAAACTAA
- a CDS encoding bacteriocin-like protein, translated as MKNFKKLDRNELKTISGNGLFDNIGGVIGGLGGVVGGVVGGVGTIVGGVVGGVGNTVGGAVNAAGVLVGTTLCNVQCVINGVVHIQVLSCGSTC; from the coding sequence ATGAAAAACTTTAAAAAATTAGACAGAAACGAATTGAAAACTATTTCAGGTAATGGACTATTTGATAACATTGGCGGTGTAATAGGTGGCCTAGGAGGTGTAGTTGGCGGCGTAGTAGGCGGCGTAGGGACTATCGTAGGTGGAGTAGTAGGTGGAGTTGGTAATACAGTAGGAGGCGCAGTGAATGCTGCAGGTGTTCTTGTAGGTACTACATTATGCAATGTTCAGTGTGTCATCAATGGTGTAGTTCATATTCAGGTTCTTTCATGTGGATCTACTTGCTAA
- a CDS encoding zinc-dependent metalloprotease — MRIKQLLYLGIFILSISLGKAQDFFTTISERSIKADPKSRTVQPEKFQTYSLDINGMKAYFNSVPELRDGEPKDKAPVIILPMPDGTKAKFKIWKSSVMAPELAQKFPQLVTFTGQGIDDQYATIKLDFTELGFHAQIKSVITGDLYIDPYAKNNISNYIIYKKSDLIDKNPRICGTKDEDIAPEKKNLQKSVTQSVGTQIRTFRLAVACTGEYAKAATGLTSPTVAQTLSAIVTSVNRVNGVYEQEVAVRLILIATEANIIFTDPNTDPFNGNDDADTLINESQTQINLLIGAANYDVGHTFSTGGGGLAGSGICDANNKASGITGSSNPVGDPYDIDFVAHEVGHQFAGPHTFNATTGSCAGNREAANAVEPGSGITIMAYAGICGTTNNLAPNSIPTFHTNSFQSITTEVQSLSCQVTTPVANTAPVVNAGNNYTIPKGTPFKLTGSATDAQNNALTYSWEQNDAGPEGNWNAPTGNAAIFRSFVPVTVPYRYFPKLTDVINNVTTKGEILPSYGRTMEFRLTVRDNNAGCAGVANDDAMITVNGNSGPFMVTAPITAVSWTGNSSQTITWNVANTTAAPVSCANVSIFLSTDGGLTYPTTIVASTANDGSETIIVPNMSTTQARIMVAGQGNVFYNINPVNFTINKTLGTSETAGNKDVFVVYPNPSKGLLNIKFTNSNENYDIMIYDVSGRLAFSKLNNTLDSDKVSTFNLSHLMTGDYLIKITTKNMEKTVKWVKE, encoded by the coding sequence ATGAGAATTAAACAATTACTTTATCTGGGGATATTCATTTTATCCATCTCCTTAGGGAAAGCCCAGGATTTTTTCACCACGATCAGTGAAAGATCCATCAAGGCAGATCCGAAAAGCAGAACGGTACAACCCGAAAAGTTTCAAACCTATTCATTGGATATAAATGGAATGAAAGCTTATTTTAATTCAGTTCCGGAACTGAGAGACGGGGAGCCTAAAGACAAAGCACCCGTTATTATCTTACCGATGCCTGACGGGACAAAAGCAAAATTTAAAATCTGGAAATCTTCAGTAATGGCTCCGGAATTGGCTCAAAAATTCCCCCAACTGGTCACTTTCACGGGACAAGGAATTGATGATCAATACGCTACCATCAAACTGGATTTTACAGAGCTAGGATTTCATGCACAGATAAAATCGGTAATAACCGGTGACCTATATATTGATCCTTACGCAAAGAATAATATCAGTAATTATATTATTTATAAGAAGAGCGATTTGATTGATAAAAATCCAAGAATTTGCGGAACTAAAGACGAAGACATTGCACCAGAAAAAAAAAATCTTCAAAAAAGCGTTACCCAAAGCGTAGGAACTCAAATTAGAACTTTCAGATTAGCAGTAGCTTGTACCGGTGAATACGCAAAAGCAGCCACGGGATTAACCAGTCCTACTGTAGCTCAAACCCTATCAGCTATTGTAACCTCTGTCAACAGGGTAAATGGAGTTTATGAACAGGAAGTAGCGGTAAGGTTGATATTAATTGCTACTGAAGCCAACATCATCTTTACAGATCCTAATACAGATCCTTTTAACGGGAATGATGATGCAGATACATTAATTAATGAAAGCCAAACACAGATTAATTTATTAATAGGCGCTGCAAATTATGATGTAGGCCATACTTTTAGTACCGGAGGTGGAGGATTAGCGGGATCAGGAATATGTGATGCCAACAACAAAGCAAGTGGAATTACCGGCTCATCTAATCCTGTTGGGGATCCTTATGATATAGACTTTGTAGCTCATGAAGTAGGACATCAATTTGCCGGCCCACACACCTTTAATGCGACAACAGGAAGTTGCGCAGGCAATCGCGAAGCTGCAAATGCGGTAGAGCCTGGAAGCGGAATTACAATTATGGCATATGCTGGTATTTGTGGTACTACTAATAATTTAGCTCCAAACAGTATTCCTACTTTCCACACCAACTCATTTCAATCAATCACTACGGAAGTTCAATCACTATCATGCCAGGTGACGACTCCTGTTGCCAATACAGCTCCTGTTGTCAATGCAGGAAATAATTATACCATTCCTAAAGGAACACCATTTAAGTTAACAGGCTCTGCAACTGATGCACAAAATAATGCACTTACTTATTCATGGGAACAAAATGATGCAGGACCAGAAGGAAACTGGAATGCACCAACAGGAAATGCAGCTATCTTCAGATCATTTGTACCGGTAACTGTTCCATACAGATATTTTCCAAAACTTACAGATGTAATCAATAACGTTACAACCAAGGGAGAGATCTTACCATCCTATGGAAGAACCATGGAGTTCAGATTGACGGTGAGAGATAATAACGCAGGTTGTGCCGGGGTTGCCAATGATGATGCAATGATTACGGTTAACGGAAACTCAGGACCATTTATGGTTACAGCGCCAATAACAGCAGTAAGCTGGACAGGGAATTCTTCTCAAACTATTACATGGAATGTTGCCAATACAACCGCTGCTCCGGTAAGTTGCGCGAATGTGAGTATTTTCCTTTCAACAGACGGAGGGCTTACTTATCCTACCACTATTGTCGCTTCTACTGCAAATGACGGCTCTGAGACTATTATTGTTCCTAATATGAGTACAACACAAGCCAGAATTATGGTTGCAGGACAGGGCAATGTATTTTATAATATTAACCCTGTTAATTTTACAATTAATAAAACCCTGGGTACCAGTGAAACAGCTGGCAATAAAGATGTATTCGTAGTATATCCCAATCCAAGTAAGGGACTTCTGAATATTAAATTTACCAATTCCAACGAGAACTATGATATTATGATATATGATGTAAGCGGAAGATTGGCATTCAGTAAGCTGAATAATACATTAGACTCAGATAAAGTGAGTACCTTTAATTTATCTCACTTAATGACTGGAGATTACCTGATTAAGATTACAACTAAAAACATGGAGAAAACCGTTAAATGGGTTAAAGAATAA
- a CDS encoding Crp/Fnr family transcriptional regulator, whose protein sequence is MNTDLFFQKIRTYHNISERAEKAWAELVTYKIYIKGDNFISIGQYPTKVAFVINGLFSQNFITDEGDVVIKYFFPEQRMATSLSAMLGKYPSLFYIEAIEDTTVFEYDFFEFKKLFDKHPDIAQFYIAYNELHWIIEKEPLEIAMRTETSAKRYDDFLKKYPKLLKRLKKHHIASYLGITPTQLSRIFFANK, encoded by the coding sequence ATGAATACGGACTTATTTTTTCAAAAAATTAGGACATATCACAACATTTCAGAGCGAGCCGAAAAAGCTTGGGCTGAACTTGTGACCTACAAAATATATATAAAAGGCGACAACTTTATCAGTATTGGACAATACCCAACAAAAGTTGCTTTTGTTATTAACGGACTATTCTCTCAAAACTTTATTACTGACGAAGGCGATGTAGTAATAAAATACTTTTTCCCTGAACAAAGAATGGCTACTTCTTTAAGTGCAATGTTAGGCAAATACCCAAGTCTATTTTACATTGAAGCCATCGAAGACACAACAGTTTTTGAATACGACTTTTTTGAATTTAAAAAACTCTTTGACAAGCACCCGGACATTGCACAATTTTACATTGCCTACAATGAATTGCATTGGATTATTGAAAAAGAGCCATTGGAAATTGCAATGCGAACGGAAACATCTGCAAAGCGGTATGACGACTTTCTAAAAAAATATCCTAAGCTTTTAAAGCGTCTAAAGAAACATCATATTGCCTCCTATTTAGGCATTACTCCAACGCAGTTGAGCAGAATATTTTTTGCCAACAAATAA
- a CDS encoding VOC family protein, producing the protein MATRVFINLPVKDLDKSVSFFTALGYSFNPQFTDEKATCMIISDNIFAMLLTEPYFKTYTKKQICDAKTSTEVLIALDTNSREEVQQMVAKAQELGATIYTEPQDHGWMYQHSFADLDGHQWELVYMDVTQMPT; encoded by the coding sequence ATGGCAACAAGAGTATTTATCAACTTACCAGTGAAAGACCTTGACAAATCAGTATCTTTCTTTACAGCACTTGGTTACAGTTTTAACCCACAGTTTACAGACGAAAAAGCAACTTGTATGATTATCAGCGATAACATATTTGCAATGCTTTTGACTGAACCTTATTTTAAAACATATACCAAAAAGCAAATTTGCGATGCAAAAACTTCAACCGAAGTGCTCATTGCATTAGACACGAATTCAAGAGAAGAAGTGCAACAAATGGTAGCAAAAGCACAAGAATTAGGTGCGACAATTTATACCGAACCACAAGACCACGGCTGGATGTATCAACACAGTTTTGCTGACCTTGATGGTCACCAATGGGAACTTGTTTATATGGACGTAACTCAAATGCCAACTTAA